AATTCCCTGACGTTATTTAGCTTGAATGTAGCCTTCCGCTTTAAGAAGCTCTGCAATTAACACAGCACCGCCTGCAGCGCTGCGAAGCGTGTTGTGGGACAATCCCACAAATTTGAAATCGTACAAGGAATCTTCGCGAAGACGGCCTACCGAAACACCCATTCCGCGCTCAATGTCACGGTCCAGCTTCGTTTGCGGACGGTTCTCTTCTTCAAAATACGTAATAAATTGCTTAGGCGCGCTTGGCAAAGCCAGCTCTTGCGGACGGCCTTTGAATTGCTTCCATCTCTCCAAAATTTCTTCCTTGGAGGTTTTCTTTTCAAATGAAGCAAAAACCGTTGCCAGGTGACCGTCAGTAACCGGTACGCGGATACATTGCGTTGTAATCAGCGGAGCGTTAGCTTTGACGATACCTTCGTCCGTCAGAGTTCCCCAAATACGCAGCGGCTCCTGCTCGCTTTTTCTTCTTCGCCGCCGATGTACGGAATCACGTTGTCAAGCATTTCCGGCCAGTCAGTAAAGTTTTTACCCGCGCCGGAGATCGCTTGGTACGTAGATGCTACCACTGTTGTAGGATTCAAATCCTTCAATGCGTGAAGAGCCGGTACATAGCTTTGAATCGAGCAGTTCGGTTTAACCGCGATAAATCCGGTCGATGTGCCCAGGCGCTTTCTTTGAGCAGCAATCACTTCAATGTGCCCTGGATTCACTTCCGGGATGACCATCGGTACATCAGGCGTCCAGCGGTGTGCAGAGTTATTCGAAATAACCGGAGTGCCTGTTTTCGCATAAGCCTCTTCCAGCGCTTTAATTTCATCCTTCTTCATATCTACCGCACAGAAAATAAAGTCAACCTGAGAAGCGACCTCTTCCACCTTGGAAGCATCCTGTACGACGATTTGCTTAACGGGATCCGGGATCGGCGTATCCAACTTCCATCTGCCCTTTACGGATTCCTCATAGGTTTTACCAGCAGAGCTGCTGCTTGCTGCGATTGCTGTTACTTCAAACCATGGATGCTGATCCAGCAGCTGAACAAAGCGCTGGCCTACCATTCCTGTGCCTCCGACAATACCTGCTTTTAATTTTGCTGTCATAGTCGATTCAATCCTTTCAATGAAGTATTCAAGTGTGTGAACTCATAACCTTATCTACATTAGGTCTATTCAAATCTTTCGACTTCTGTCCGTATGCCGCACCAAGCCGTTTTATCAGGCAACAAAAAATCCCACCCCCAAGACTTCGGTAAGTCTCAGGGACGAGATTGTTATGCTCGTGGTACCACCCTAATTTCGCTGAACTGTCGCCATATCAGCCTCTTCAAGTACGGCATTACGGATGCAATGCGTATACTTTAGCTCTATAACAGGAGCTCCTGGCTCACCATCCCCAGCTTGCGCGGTTCCGATGGGCTGCTCAGAGTCTTTTTTCAATAAACATCGCTTTGCTCCTTTGCAGCTGCCGGAGCTCTCTGTGAAAGCATACATTTATTTACTCGTCTCTTCATCGCATTTTAAACATTTTGATCATTTTAACAGATATCTCACATCACGTAAATATGATTTTCAAAAATTCCATATACTAAAAAGAATTCCAACACACGATTCAAGTTATTTTCGAAGTGTCGGAATTAACCGATGATGCTTCAGCAAGAGATCCAGCCCATCTGCAATATCTTGAACAACAATATGACTAGTAAGTAAAGTCACAGTCGCACAGCCTTCTTTACCAATGACTGCCATGGAGAGATCAGTACGGCGGAACATCAGTTCATCATTGACACCGTTGCCCATGGCGACTACACCTGATCCTAGACTTGACACAAAATCAGCTTTAGCTTCCCGTTGATTGGACTTGCCGATGATTTGCAGCTTGACGGGCAGAGATTCGCACTCTATCGACGCACTGCCGTTACTGTCCGCTGTCAAGACATGAATCGTAATGGATGCTGACAGCTCCTCCAATCGTTCTTTCACTTGCGGCAGGATCTTCCCATCCCATGCAATCGTTCCATTAAAATCTAGGACAAGATCCGTTATGACCATGTCTTCTTGGCCTGGAATCCTGAGTAACATATTGATTTCTCCTCGCTGCATGCCGCTCAAATCAGCTTAAATCTCACTAGATGATCGGTCAAATTTTCATTGTTCAAAACTTCTAGCTGCTTCTTTCCCAGCAAATCGTAATGCGGGTATTGATCCCGATGATGGATGTAAGCAGGGTTCAAACTATACTCCTTGCACCAATCCTGAAGTCGATCCAGATCGCAGCAGCCAACCTTCGTCACGGTCTTCAGCCCTTCAAATCGAGGATCCAACCAATAATGCGTCAAATAAGCGATTTCCCCCTGCTTACACTTCCGCTTCCATTCATTCAGTTCACTTCTGGATATCCCGAAAGCCATGAAACATTCTCCTAAGAATTGTCATAGATGCTGAAAAACTGCGATCGACAGCACATCATTCCTGAGGGTCTGCATAGCGCACAAACGACATGACGATATCCTGCGCATGGTCACCAAATCCGGACCCGAACAGATTGAGGCCTCGAACATTTAGCGCCTCCTCCTGCACCTCAAAACGTACACGGATTGGCTCTTGAAAAGCAAGTCCAAGTAGATCAATGTTTGTCTCCGCTGACAGGGTACCATTCACGAGACTGCCCTCTTTGCAAACTCTCCACTCCGTCAACTGGCCGTATTCCGTGCCGCTGCGCCAACGTTCAGGAGTCAGCTTTCCCTTTACGGTCCCCGAAATCACCCGGGCTGGTCCATGTGCCGATAGGCAAATCATTTATGAATAGTGTAATGTCCGAAGGCCACTCCATCTGAAAGGCAGGAGCTTCTGCGCACACCTCTGCACGCACAATCAGCTCATCCAGAGTGACGCCCGGCGGCATCGGGTTAGCAAAATAGTATTCTACATACCCTGCGCCTGAGAACCACAAAAGCGCAGCTTCCGTGCGTTCCGGCATATAAAATGCGCGCGGGTCGTCCGTAGACCCAATGATGCTGCCGTCCTTCCCGGCCATGCCGCAGGTCGGCTGAATCGAGCATCGCGAATACAT
This genomic window from Paenibacillus hexagrammi contains:
- a CDS encoding HAD family hydrolase; this encodes MLLRIPGQEDMVITDLVLDFNGTIAWDGKILPQVKERLEELSASITIHVLTADSNGSASIECESLPVKLQIIGKSNQREAKADFVSSLGSGVVAMGNGVNDELMFRRTDLSMAVIGKEGCATVTLLTSHIVVQDIADGLDLLLKHHRLIPTLRK
- a CDS encoding ArsR/SmtB family transcription factor codes for the protein MSEIKQETIRYPASRIVDVAKALSGDIRVRILEALGEKPMSVSQLAEALGAAQPTISINVQILEQAELVVSAQGANREKICSVTCRSIQLDLPSKLGEGLHRTEDIHMPIGMYSRCSIQPTCGMAGKDGSIIGSTDDPRAFYMPERTEAALLWFSGAGYVEYYFANPMPPGVTLDELIVRAEVCAEAPAFQMEWPSDITLFINDLPIGTWTSPGDFGDRKGKADS